A single Cryomorphaceae bacterium DNA region contains:
- a CDS encoding DUF5004 domain-containing protein, which produces MKRQFSIAALVALFIGVASCRPDIPSDIGPSYDATSGFSGKWRLSQVDMVDKQEALQETRDITPFYASDFGAVTLSGGEGTYTVEEGAGDFFIGTQGTYSFDDPSFPSNIIFYTDAGDTVTASLSRMVREIDNDMGFNVPREKCDAPSVQYNFSFTRE; this is translated from the coding sequence ATGAAAAGACAATTTTCCATAGCCGCCCTAGTTGCCCTTTTTATAGGGGTAGCATCGTGCCGGCCAGATATTCCATCAGACATTGGACCTAGCTATGACGCTACTTCCGGATTCTCCGGAAAATGGCGCCTAAGCCAAGTGGATATGGTGGATAAGCAAGAAGCCTTGCAAGAAACTCGTGATATTACTCCGTTCTATGCTTCGGACTTTGGAGCAGTTACCTTGAGCGGAGGAGAGGGAACCTATACAGTTGAAGAAGGAGCCGGTGATTTCTTTATAGGGACTCAAGGGACCTACTCATTTGATGATCCGAGTTTCCCGAGCAACATCATTTTCTACACGGACGCCGGTGATACTGTTACAGCGTCATTGTCTAGAATGGTACGCGAGATCGATAACGACATGGGCTTTAATGTCCCTCGCGAAAAATGTGATGCGCCAAGTGTTCAGTATAACTTTTCATTCACACGAGAATAA
- a CDS encoding TonB-dependent receptor — protein MRKFYTGVLTLFLGLCLGFTVNGQSISGTVIDETNLPLPQVSVLVKGTSNGTATDFDGRYTISGLEPGEVTLEFSFIGYATATRTVTVKAGENTVVDLTMDPEATDLDEVVVVGYGVQRKRELTSSVVKLGSQELNDMPTPSFETAIQGKAPGVQVITGSGLAGSGSLVRIRGVASISAGGDPLYVVDGIPITQDYFIKGNSGAMNNNPLATLNPNDIESVEILKDAAATGIYGSRGSNGVILITTKRGKKSGLHFSYSARLGTSNPTALPEMLNKEEYLQMYEEAWVNDGNIGTPVLPGGVSWEEAQAFEGTDWVDQTVATGFKQNHDFSVSKGAEKYNFYAGLSYNDNESFLVGNRFRRLSLRLNGDVNLTDDLLLSISTSFAQGVNDRVDAAWSGGLGAAMSTALPIYPIYDAEGDYFIGGTNPVRVQDLKQWRNTENRTINNAALTYRASEKLTFRGSASLDYMKINEDIYEPQELINSDHAGVSKRIPTEVINYNGSLTAQYNLSQNTLHNWDFLVGTEAQRSYSRSSYAEVIDATDPFWEDKAMRDSVDFIFNDPANEFTFVSFFGRVNYNLAGKYFAQVNFRADGSSKFGPNNRFGYFPAISFGWIITEEEWLRDNNTLSFLKLKTGYGLTGNAAIPPNQWRANNVKNVNGYNGSPYYYPTIIENPNLRWESSYTFDAAIEFGLFDDRIHGELGYYYKDTRDVFLQVQVPQASGFANLWDNVGGIYNTGVEFNVTTRNTVGDFKWTTDFNIARNYNEITSIGGYSEDAVSGGTNDTRTVVGQPVGTNFLVRFSHVDKETGAPVYLDINGNETYTWDPVNRVTVGNVLPDAVGGITNSFSYKNWDLSVLFVFTIGGNIYDSSSKRQLSMVSDWNMTRHVYDRWTQPGDDARYPRLTLDPANHGSTTPWINTDLWLHDASYMRLRNVTLGYSIPTDKVRRWGLQSIRLSALATNILTFTKFPGVDPEIARDFENPTDRNMSPNITYLTPPQEKTFIFGLEVQF, from the coding sequence ATGAGGAAGTTCTACACGGGCGTCTTGACGCTCTTTCTCGGGCTCTGTCTCGGATTTACCGTCAACGGACAGAGCATTTCAGGAACCGTAATCGATGAAACCAATTTGCCACTACCGCAGGTCTCGGTTTTGGTTAAGGGTACATCGAACGGTACTGCGACAGATTTTGACGGTCGGTACACCATTTCCGGGCTTGAACCCGGTGAGGTGACCCTCGAATTCTCGTTTATTGGATATGCCACTGCAACGAGAACAGTAACAGTAAAAGCAGGTGAGAATACCGTGGTCGATTTGACCATGGACCCTGAAGCCACGGATCTCGATGAGGTTGTAGTGGTTGGGTACGGTGTTCAGCGAAAACGAGAGCTTACTAGCTCGGTAGTCAAACTTGGTTCGCAAGAACTGAACGACATGCCAACACCTTCTTTTGAAACTGCAATCCAAGGAAAAGCTCCTGGGGTCCAAGTCATCACCGGTTCCGGTTTGGCAGGGTCAGGATCACTTGTGCGAATTCGCGGAGTTGCTTCAATCTCTGCAGGTGGTGACCCACTTTATGTAGTCGATGGAATCCCCATCACCCAGGATTACTTTATCAAAGGGAATTCGGGAGCGATGAACAACAATCCACTCGCTACGCTGAATCCCAACGATATTGAGTCTGTTGAGATCCTCAAGGACGCGGCAGCGACTGGTATCTATGGATCTCGTGGTTCGAACGGGGTTATTCTGATTACAACCAAGCGTGGTAAAAAGAGCGGTTTGCACTTTAGCTACAGTGCGCGCTTAGGAACTTCGAATCCAACGGCCTTGCCTGAGATGTTAAATAAGGAAGAGTACCTTCAAATGTATGAAGAGGCTTGGGTCAATGATGGAAACATCGGAACACCTGTACTTCCTGGCGGTGTAAGCTGGGAGGAAGCTCAGGCGTTTGAAGGAACCGATTGGGTGGACCAAACCGTTGCCACAGGCTTCAAGCAGAATCATGACTTCTCAGTCTCCAAGGGAGCAGAGAAATACAATTTTTACGCGGGACTCTCATACAATGATAATGAGAGCTTCCTCGTCGGTAACCGTTTCCGCAGATTGAGCTTGCGTTTGAATGGTGACGTGAACCTGACCGATGACCTACTCTTGAGCATTTCTACCAGCTTTGCCCAAGGAGTTAATGACCGGGTGGATGCCGCTTGGTCTGGAGGTCTTGGTGCAGCAATGTCCACTGCTTTGCCTATCTATCCCATCTACGATGCTGAGGGTGATTATTTCATCGGAGGAACCAATCCGGTTCGCGTTCAGGATTTGAAGCAGTGGAGAAATACAGAGAACCGAACCATTAACAACGCAGCTCTGACGTACCGTGCTTCTGAAAAGTTGACGTTCCGAGGTTCCGCCTCTTTGGACTACATGAAGATCAACGAAGATATCTATGAGCCTCAGGAATTGATCAACAGCGACCATGCTGGGGTTTCAAAGAGAATCCCAACAGAGGTCATTAACTACAATGGGTCATTAACTGCTCAATACAACCTGAGTCAAAATACCTTGCACAACTGGGACTTCTTAGTTGGAACAGAGGCACAGCGCTCTTATAGCCGCTCCTCTTATGCGGAGGTGATTGACGCCACCGACCCCTTCTGGGAGGATAAGGCGATGCGCGATTCAGTAGACTTCATTTTCAACGATCCAGCGAACGAATTCACGTTTGTGAGTTTCTTTGGTCGCGTGAACTACAACTTGGCAGGCAAGTACTTTGCTCAAGTAAACTTCCGTGCTGATGGTTCGTCTAAGTTCGGCCCGAATAATCGTTTCGGTTATTTCCCAGCGATCTCTTTTGGTTGGATTATCACCGAGGAAGAGTGGTTGAGAGACAACAATACCTTGAGCTTTTTGAAGCTAAAAACAGGATATGGATTGACAGGAAACGCAGCGATTCCACCAAATCAATGGCGGGCGAATAATGTGAAAAATGTCAATGGATACAACGGATCTCCGTACTACTATCCAACCATTATCGAAAATCCTAACCTGCGCTGGGAAAGCTCGTACACTTTTGACGCGGCGATTGAGTTTGGATTGTTTGATGACCGAATCCATGGAGAGCTCGGTTATTACTACAAGGATACGCGCGATGTATTCCTGCAGGTGCAAGTTCCGCAAGCCAGTGGTTTTGCCAACTTGTGGGATAATGTTGGAGGTATCTACAACACCGGGGTTGAATTCAATGTGACCACGAGAAATACGGTTGGTGACTTCAAATGGACTACGGACTTCAATATTGCACGTAACTATAACGAGATTACCAGTATTGGAGGGTATAGCGAAGATGCGGTAAGTGGAGGTACGAATGATACGCGTACCGTTGTGGGACAGCCGGTTGGAACCAACTTCCTCGTTCGCTTCTCACACGTAGATAAGGAAACGGGAGCGCCGGTTTACCTTGACATCAATGGGAACGAAACCTATACATGGGATCCAGTCAACCGCGTGACAGTAGGAAACGTACTCCCTGATGCCGTCGGTGGGATTACCAATAGCTTCTCTTACAAGAACTGGGATTTGAGTGTCCTCTTCGTATTCACCATCGGAGGGAATATCTACGACTCTTCCAGTAAGCGTCAATTGTCCATGGTATCGGATTGGAACATGACGCGTCACGTATATGATCGTTGGACGCAACCCGGAGATGATGCGCGTTACCCACGCCTTACACTAGACCCTGCGAACCACGGTTCTACGACACCTTGGATCAACACCGACTTATGGTTGCACGACGCCAGCTACATGCGCTTGCGAAATGTGACGTTAGGATATTCCATCCCTACGGATAAAGTACGCCGCTGGGGGCTTCAGAGCATTCGTTTGAGTGCTTTGGCCACCAATATCTTGACCTTCACCAAATTCCCTGGTGTTGATCCGGAGATTGCCCGTGACTTTGAGAATCCAACGGACCGTAACATGAGCCCGAACATTACGTACTTGACACCTCCTCAGGAGAAGACGTTCATTTTCGGACTTGAAGTTCAATTTTAA
- a CDS encoding RagB/SusD family nutrient uptake outer membrane protein: protein MKRIALVFSSLALILVSASCEKFLDVKPDGSLTTEEAIVNTDSLQMFLNGAYSSIGDFANGNFQTFNELLSDNLARPISNLDYREIYSFNTLFFNGTIGGTYGNMYRAAMRANFVIENFDLATDLTEADRTRMEAEARFIRALAHFEIVRLFAQPWGYTPDNSHAGIMIRTTVDFEIGARNSVREVYENLIIPDLIFAKENLPQSNGNYATSYAAQAVLAKVYFQQNRLGDAAAEAAPVIQAFPFDTSAAGLDRFVFGDTSSVQSEFIFRVVSTSINNTVDNRGGAFTGNYRSDNNPNPELRTDRTFLNPYSANADDRRVLQFFQIRNDGAPNEFVAVSKFDRDFVSVPLIHTTSMKLMYAECIAGTDPAAAAGHVNDIRRRAYGTNAYDIPSSSSPSEIREAIEFERRIELFAEGERIQWIKRRGALGEQREVRNAPWDCDGMILQFPISEQTDQFELNPTGGC from the coding sequence ATGAAAAGAATAGCACTTGTATTCAGTTCTCTTGCGTTGATCTTGGTATCAGCGTCATGTGAAAAGTTTTTGGACGTGAAGCCCGATGGTTCACTCACAACTGAGGAGGCCATCGTCAATACGGATTCACTTCAGATGTTCCTCAATGGAGCATATAGTTCGATTGGCGACTTTGCCAATGGAAACTTCCAAACCTTTAATGAATTGCTGAGCGATAATCTCGCGCGGCCGATCAGCAACCTCGATTACCGCGAGATCTACAGTTTCAATACACTTTTCTTCAATGGGACTATTGGAGGGACGTACGGGAACATGTATCGTGCAGCCATGCGGGCAAACTTCGTCATCGAGAATTTCGACTTGGCCACGGATTTGACGGAAGCGGATCGCACCAGAATGGAAGCTGAAGCTCGCTTTATCCGTGCCCTAGCTCATTTCGAGATCGTTCGATTGTTTGCTCAGCCATGGGGATATACACCGGACAATAGTCACGCGGGAATCATGATTCGCACTACCGTCGATTTTGAGATTGGGGCGCGAAACTCTGTTCGCGAAGTGTATGAAAACCTCATTATCCCGGATTTGATTTTCGCCAAAGAGAATCTTCCACAAAGCAACGGAAACTACGCTACCAGCTATGCTGCTCAAGCGGTACTGGCTAAGGTGTACTTTCAGCAAAACCGCCTTGGTGATGCGGCGGCAGAAGCTGCTCCAGTCATTCAAGCATTTCCATTCGACACCAGCGCCGCTGGGTTGGATCGATTCGTTTTTGGAGATACCAGTTCCGTTCAAAGTGAATTTATTTTCCGTGTTGTGAGTACCTCGATCAACAATACCGTGGATAACCGCGGAGGTGCGTTCACAGGAAACTACAGAAGTGATAATAACCCAAATCCGGAATTGAGAACGGATCGTACGTTCTTGAATCCTTATTCTGCCAACGCGGATGATAGAAGGGTGCTGCAGTTCTTCCAAATTCGGAATGATGGTGCGCCCAATGAGTTCGTGGCGGTGAGTAAGTTCGATCGCGACTTTGTCAGTGTTCCTCTGATTCATACGACCAGTATGAAACTTATGTATGCCGAGTGTATTGCGGGAACAGATCCAGCCGCTGCTGCAGGGCATGTCAATGACATACGTCGACGTGCATATGGGACCAATGCTTATGATATTCCATCCAGTTCATCACCTTCAGAAATTCGTGAGGCGATTGAATTTGAACGTCGTATTGAGCTTTTTGCTGAAGGAGAGCGCATTCAGTGGATTAAGCGTCGTGGTGCCTTAGGCGAACAGCGCGAAGTGCGCAATGCTCCATGGGATTGTGACGGAATGATTTTGCAGTTCCCTATTTCAGAGCAAACGGATCAATTTGAGTTGAACCCAACCGGAGGTTGCTAA